Below is a genomic region from Rhizobium sp. SL42.
GGCGATATCGTCGGCGAATGTCGCGATCGACAGGCGCTCGAGCGGGCCGGACTGCGAACTGCCATGGCCACGCGCTTCCACCGTGATGCGACAAAAGCCGGGTTCGATGGGAAAGGCTTCTTGCGGCTGGCCGGCATCGCCGCACAGGCCGTGCTGAAAAATGACAGCGTGTCCTTCGCCAGCCGTATCGACGTTCAGGCGCGTTCCGTCGTTCGTCTCGAACAGCCGCCTGTCGCTCATCGCCTTGCTCCGACAAGGCTGGTCTTCAGGAATGTCGCGACACCGGGGGCTTCTTGAGCCGACAGCCCATGCGTGACCAGACTGCCGCCAAACCCGATTTCAGCAAGTTTGCGCAGATAGTAGACATAGTCGAGAACACCCTTGCCTGCGGTGGCGAAGCGCCCGTCTTGTGTTCGGTCCTTGGCATGGGCCATGACAATACGGTCGCCCAAGAGGTCGATCGCCTGGGACACGATGGTCCGCTGTTCTTCCAGCGTCTCCACCTCGAAGAGATTGGCGGGGTCCAGAACGATCTTGATGCGGGGGCTTTTCAACTCATTGATCAGGCGTCGCGCCTTGGCCGCCGAATTCACGACATTGGCCAGTTCCGGTTCGATGCCCAGATCGACGTCGAAGCGCTCTGCAATCTCGACCGCCGTCTCCATGGCATCCAGCAGATCGCGCCAGGCCTCTGGCGAGTTGTTGTCGGGATGCTCCTTCCACTGATCCAGCGGATCGCGCGTTCCCGTGCAGAGCGTGACAAGACCGGTCGACATAGAAGCGCAGCGCTCGGCCAGAACCGCCAGCCGGCGATGGCCGGCCTCGCGCACGGCAAGATCGGGATGGATCATGTTGTAGGTGCCTGAAACGGCTACAATTTCGATACCGCTTGCCTTCGCAGCCGCCGCCACCGAACACGCCTGTTCTTCGCTGATGGCGTCCGGCATTGCGGCAAGCCCGGAACAGGCCATGTTATACTGCGCGCAGGCAAAGCCCGCATCGGCAACGGATCTCAGCACCGTTTCCGGATCGCTGCCCTCGAAGGTCTTGGCGAAGATGCCGAGCTTCATCACACACCACCCGTCGTGTCGGCCAGCGCGACGGCCTTACCACTTTCCACCGAGCGGGCGATCGCCACCATCGCCTGGACCGAAGCCAGGCCGTCATCGATATCGGCGCCTTCATTGGGCGTGCCGTCGAGGATGGTGCGGGCAAAGCCTTCCAGCTGGCGGCGATAGAAATGCCCGTCGGCCCCGAGCACCCGATGGGTGGCGCCGTCAGCTTCGCGGAAAATATCCACCTCGCTCGACTTGTAATACCAGGGATTGAAAGTCTTGCCGAGAACGCTGCCATTCTCTCCGTAGATCTGGAAACCTTCATGCCAGTCCATGCGCACCTGTACGGTGAGGTCGAGATGACCGAGCGTGCCGGAGGCAAATTCGACATCGACGAACCAGCACCAGATGCCGGCACGCTCCGACAGACGGGCGTCGACCGACACGATATCGCCGGCGAAATAGCGGGCCGTATCGATCAGGTGGCAGCCATGTGCCAGCATGTAATAGCGGCGCAGATCGGCCTTGGGATTGGTCGAGGGCTTCCGGGCATTGGCGCTTGCGACGATCAGCGGCTGAACCGCATCGGTCATCGGATAACGATGGGTGCTGTCGCAATACCAGGCCTTCAGGGCGACCAGCGCGCCCATCTCGTCGCGGATGAAGGATTTTGCCGCCTGGAGGCCGGCGTCGAAGCGCTTCATGTGGCCGACTTGGAACACCTGGCCCGATTTTTCGACAGCGACTTTCAGCTCGCTACATTCCTCGACCGTCAGACCGACCGGCTTTTCGCACAGGACATGTTTGCCGGCTTCGAGTGCTCTGATGGAGGCAGGAACGTGGAAGGCATCGGCGGTTGCGATGATCACCGCGTCGATATCGGGATCGGCCAGCATTTTGTCATAGTCGTTGTAGGTCTTTTTCGCGCCATGGGTGATCGCCATGCGCTCGCGCAGATCATCGGCAACGTCGCAGATCCCGTAGAGATCGGCATTGGCAGCCTTGGTGCAGCTTTCGAAATGGGCCGCCTGGGCGATCTGGCCCGCTCCCAATACGCCGACGCGGAGGCGTTTTTCTTGCTTTGCTGGCATGCGTAACTCTCGTGTCTGTGTGTTTCATTGCAGCGTCGCGGCTGTCAGAATCCGTCCCCGAAGCAACGACGTGCGGCCGGGCGAGGTGCGTCTGTGGATCGAAGAAGTGCAGCTTTACCAGGTCGATCGCCTAGGGCCACGCTGCTGGTCGCCTCGAATTTTGCCGCCGCATTGGCAGTACCCCTCACGTCTCAACGGAACCCCGGTCGCCGGAATCCATACGAACCGAATCGATATTAAAGTGAACGCTGACACGACAACCATTACTGCACATTTTGCAGAGGATTTTCCTGCAGTTTCAGTCGCCCAATCCAGTCTGCTTACGCAATCTTTGAGCTTCAAGCCGCACTAAAATCTTATCCACCGATCATCAGCTTGACGACTTCGTCATGTGTGGTCTCGTTGATATTGCGCTCACCAGCGACGATGCCACGACGAAGGACAACGATCCGATCTGACACTGCAAAAATATCCTGCAAATTGTGCGAGATGAAAACGACGCCGCGGCCCTGCGCCTTCAGCGACTTTATTAACGAGACGACCTTGCGCTGCTCCGGCACGCCGAGCGCCGCCGTTGGCTCGTCCATGATCAGGATGCGGGCGTTCCAGTAGACGGCACGGCCGATGGCGACGGCCTGGCGCTGGCCGCCGGAGAAATTGCTCACCGGCGCATCAAGCCGCTTCACATGGAAGTCGAGCATCGCCATCGTCTTGCGCGCAGCCTCCGCCATCGCCTTGCGGTCTATCACCGGCAGGAAACCGAAGGCCTTGCGCATCGGCTCGCGGCCGAGAAAGATGTTGCCGCCGATCGTCAGATTGTCGGCCAGCGCAAGATCCTGATAGATCGTCTCGATGCCTTTTTCACGGGCATCCTGCGGCGAGGAGAAGGTAACGGGCCGACCCTCGATCAGGATTTCGCCCGAGGTCGGCGCATAAACACCGGAAATTGCCTTTATCATCGTAGTCTTGCCGGCACCGTTGTCGCCGGCCAGCGCCACGACTTCGCCCGGATGCACGACAAGGGAGCAGTTTTCGAGTGCCTTCACCGCACCGAAGTGGCGGGAGAGATTGCGGACCTCGAGCAGCGGGGTTTGACTATTCATCTTGTTTTGCTCCGCTGAACCGGCGCTGCGCCTGGTCGATGAGAACGGAAATGATGATGACGACGCCGACGGCGATGAACTGCCAGAACGGTTCGACATCGAGAAAGACCAGACCATACTGGATGACGGCGATGACCAGAGCGCCTGCGACCGTGCCGAGGATCGAACCGGAACCGCCGAAGAGACTGGCGCCGCCGATGACCACGGCTGCGACGCAATCGAGCAGCAGCGGTTCCCCTGCCTGCGCAGCCCCTGCGGTGAAGCGGGCGGCATAGAGTGCGCCGCCGAGCCCGGCGCACACGGAGGACAGGACATAGAGCTTGAGAATATGGCGCTTGATGTCGATGCCGGCTCGTCTTGCGGCCTGCGCATTGGCGCCGATCGCGTAGTTGTGCTGGCCGAAGCGCGTTTGGCTCAGGATATAGTGCATGATCAGGACGAAGACCGCCGTCACCAGCACGAGATAGGGAATGCCAAGGATACGGCCATTGCCGAGCATGGCGAAATATTCGTTCTTCACCGGAACCGTCGTGCCGCCGGCCAGCAGAAAGGCCGTGCCGCGTGCAACACCGAACATGCCGAGCGTGCCGATGAAGGGCGGAACCTTGAGGCGCGAGATCAGCAGTCCGTTGATGATGCCGGGAACGGTCGCGACCAGCACAGCGACGAGAATGCCGAACAGCATGGCCAGGGGCAGCGGCATGTAAAGGCCGGCAAGATTTGTCATGTGCGCGGCGATAACGGCCGCCAGCCCCATGATGAAGCCCATCGACAGATCGATGCCGCCGGAAATGATGACGAAGGTCTGGCCGATGGCCAGCAGGAGGGGCGCGACGGCGAAAATGGCGATCGACTGCCAGTTGAACGGCGAGAAGACAAAGGTGCCGCCGAAAGACATGCGCGACCAGATTTCGAATATGACGATAAGGGCTGCGAGAAACAGCCATGCGCGCAACTGTGCGATGTGGCCGATCAGCGTCTGTGTCTGGTCGGCATGATCTGCCTGCGGCGCGATATGTGGGTCCACCTTCGGCGGCTCGTCAACGGTGCTTGTCATGGTACGTCCGGAAATGAGGCATGCGCAATGGCTTGCGGCATGCGTTAAGGGTCATCCTGTGGAATCATGCAACGACACACGTCTGTGCGGCGCCCGCCTTCCGGCAAGGGCGCCGCAGCCGGTCGTATCAATCCGAATAGATGTACTTCGCAACGTTCGGGTCGGCGAGGTTCGCCTTGTCGATAATCGTGAAGCCGGTGCCGATGGCGGTCGGGATCGAATTCCCGGTCAGATGGGCATAGGCCGACATCACGCCGAAATAGCCGATTTCCGCCGGATGCTGGGCGATGGCGACATCGACCAGACCGGAATTGATGTTGTCGACGATCGAGGTCGGCGCATCGAAGGCGACAACTTTGATATTGCCTGTCTGGCCAGCCTGCTGGACGCCGTTTGCGGCACCCAGTGCCGAGAACAGGTTGGCGCCGAAGACGCCGACGAGATCGGAGTTTCGTGCAAACACGGCCTGAAGCTGCGAGGCCGCCTTATTGGCATCGTTGTCGTTGAATTGGCTTTCCAGAACTTCGATGCCAGAATGGTTTGCGGCCATCTCGTCCTTGAAGCCCTGCTCGCGCTGGTCGGTGGTCGAGATGCCGGGTTTTACGTTCGAAACATAGACCTTGCCCTTCTCGCCAACGGCCTTTGCCAGGGCACGCGCTGCAATTGCGCCACCGAGAACATTGTCGGAAGCGATGTAGGACAGCGGAAACTCGGCGTCGCCGGCACCGGTCTGATAAATTCCGTCGCCAATGAAGGTATCGACCGTGATGACCGGAATGCCGGCATCATGGGCCTTCTTCAGCGGCTGTATCAGTTGGTCCTTGTCGGTTGGAGCAATCAGGATCGCATCGGGCTTCTTGGCGATGATCGCATCGAGCACCGGAACCTGCGTCACCGGATTAAAATCCGGCGCACCCTGAAACACCAGTTCGGCACCCACCGCCTTGGCGGCCGCCTCGGCGCCTTTGCGCATGGTGATGTAGAAAGCGTCAGTGGTGAGGCCCGGTACAAGGGCGATTGTGAATTTCTTGTCCTGTGCCTGCGCTTGTCCAGCGACGGCGGTAACGCTCACAAGCGCTGCGACTACACCGGCCTTTAAGAATGAACGACGTTCCATGCTTTCCTCCTCCTTGAAAGCCGGAACTCCCTTTCCGGCAAAACGAATAATCACGCTGGTTATGACGGTTCGTCAAGTAATTTTTTGCTGCAATGAATTGCTATCGGCTTTATCTTGGTTTTGGATGTTGCGGCGGCGGTAAAACGCATCCGTATCGCCAGCCGTCGAGCGTGACGGATCACCGCAAGCGCCTATGTTCGTCGGTTGGGTTGAACACCCCCGAAATCCAGTCGATCACCCCCTGTATGTCCGGTTCCCTGGTTTGGTCGACCGTCAAAAAGGGGCCGCATCCGATGGGTTCCGCGCAATCGGCGAGCACCACCAGTTCCTGGACGTATTCAGCCCCCGGATGGCCCGGCAGCCTGTCTTTCAACCGACTGGCATAGCGATCGCCGGCGACCTTTCCCGGCACCTTGCACCAAAGTTCCGCGGTGCGTTCGACACCTGCATCTTTGATATAGCCTTCCAGCACAGCTTTCGGCTGGAATCCGAACCAGGCGTCGACGATGAATGTCGATCCCGCTGGGGCTTCGCCAATGAGCGACCAGATCGCCTGGTAGCTTGCCTTCCCCAAGGTTCGGTTGAAATCCCGATCGACGCCACCAATGTGCTGCAAGAACGGATTCTTGATGTCGTCGAGCGAGAGAATTGGCCACCCGGTGCGCTGCGACAGCGCTTTTGCCAGGCGGCTTTTGCCCGATGCAGGGACCCCGTTGACAAGAACGACGCGTTTTTCAACCCGGTTGCCCCCGCTTGAAAAGGTGGACAGGCCCGCGCCGATGACGCCTGCATCATCTCCGAGTTTCGCAGCAAGTATCCTCGGCTGGAACCATGGAGCCACAGCCGGAAAATCGGTGAGCGCCCGTGCGGCCGCCGAACCCAGACCACCGCCCAATACAATGATATCCGGATCCATCATCGCCGCAATGTTGTCGACTGCGATCCGTAAGGGGGATGCCCAGGCATGCAGTACAGCCCTGGCCGTCTCACTGCCGCTCGCCGCCATATCGAAAATATCGCTGGCGGAGACGGCTTCCAGACCTGCTTCATTCATGTGGCGCCGCAGCGCGGTGCCCGAACTGAAGGTTTCGACGCACCCTCGCCTTCCGCATGGGCATAGGGGGCCGTCCTGTGCGACGGAAATATGGCCCAACTGCCCGGCAGTGATCCGGCCGCGATGGATACGGCCGTTGTTTGCAACCGCGCCACCGATGCCGGTTCCGATCGTCAGCATCGCCACGCTTTGGTACCCCTTGGCGACACCGAGGGCAATCTCCGCGATAAGTGCCATGCTGCAATCATTTTCGATGACGACGGCCCGGCCAAGAGCGTCCTCCAACTGATTGGCGAAATCGATTCCGGCCAGGTTCAAAATTCCACCGGATAGGATCGTCCGGTTCGCAGCATCCACACGGCCGGGAATGCCTATGCCGACGCCGGCATCTGCGGGCGCGTCGAGCAGACCTACCATCGTCTTGATGCGCTCAATGACCTGCAAAGGATCTGCCGGCGTTCGTTCGGACAGCTTTTCGAGGATGTTGCCTTCCCTTGAGACGAGAGCAGCACGAACATTCGTGCCGCCAATGTCTATACCAACGGCAATCTCAGGCATTTGCTTTCTGACCTTGACGGGCACTATGGGACGTTGCGTGTTTAAAATGAGCGGCAATGACGGCTTGAATTTCGCGAAGCCGCGGAACCGCCACCGACTCCAACCGCTCCTTCGTGATTGAGCGATCCAGCGAAATGCAATCCTTCCAGAGCGATCGGCCCGCGATGACCCCCGAAGCCCCATTGCGCATCGCATCTTCAACTTGTGTCAAGAACGTTGAGTGGTCAACGCCCGCAGACAGCACGGCCCACGGCACGTCGCCTGCAAGCGTAGTGACTTCAGCGCAGGCTTCCGGTGTTCCCGGATAAGGAATCTTCAGAACTTTCGATCCACAATCGAGGCAAATCTTGCTTCCGCCGACGATCAGCGAAGGAATCCGCTCTTTGTAGGCAGCTTCGTCTTCATCATCGAGCTTATAGGTCAGGAACTCGACCACGAGCAACAGGTCCTCGCGCGCGAAGTCCTCGATGCAGTGCTGCAGCATCTCGATGTTGTGAACGTTCGCTTCGTCGCGATCAGAGCGGAGGTAAACCATGATCTTGCCCCCCGTCGCACCGAGCTCGCGAACCCGGCGGGCGGTAATGCCGGGAACCAGCTTGGAAAGCCGATATCCTTCCGGCGAGGTATCCCAGCCTGAGGCATCAAGGCCAATGAGCAATGCGGTGTCGCGTTGAATGATGCGGTCATCGACAAGCGCAGGAACGGCGCAGATCGGATCGACCAGAACACAAGATGCCTTGCTTGCAAGAAATTTGGCGATATCGGCTTTCGTGTCCCCCAGCGTCTTGTCGGAGATCGCCGCCTGTTCCTGCGGGTCCTTGGCAAGCAAGGTGCGCATGCCGCCGCGTTGATCGCAGGCTATGACCATCATGGCTCCGTCACTTCCGCAGATCTGCTGGTAACCACGCATTTCGGCTGTCGTCAATCTGGACATCAAGTCCTCCCTCTATGTCACCCGAAACGGGATACTGAAATTTCTTCCGCTCCAAGGTCCGGAGGGAAAGCGATCGTTGAACATTAAGAGCCCAGCAGCCGCATATTCGTTGCGAAACGGGCGGGTTTGAGCGATAACTCCTATGTGTCACAGTGAACGTAACACATTGCAGAAAGGAATTTCAACCTGAATTCATCTCAGTCACAAGAGGCTATGGCAAGCCGTACGCTGTTGCATATGGTTGCAAAGCTGCACTACCAATCGGAAATGTCGCAGGTTGATATTGCCAAAAAGCTAGGCTTATCAACGGCGACGGTTTCGCGTCTGCTTCAAAAGGCGCGCACTGCGGGGATCGTCCGCATCGAAGTAATCGATCTTTCGCCATCTGAAGATTTGACCGCGGCGCTGATTGAAGCGCTGAAATTGCAAACGGCAGCCGTCATCGACGCGCCACCGACCAATGTACTGAGCGCACTGGCACCGTCCGTGGGGTCCCTGTTGAAGCAAGCAGGACTGCGATCAGGCTCAACCATCGGCATTGGATGGGGACGGGCTGTCCGGCAAGTGACGCTTGCCGGCCTCCCCTCATTGCCCGGAGTTGCGACCGTCGCGCTCAATGGCGGGATGCAGCAGGCCGCTCCGCACTTCCAGACCAATGAATTCGTCCGCCAGGCCGCCGAACAGTTGGGGGGGACCCCGCACTTTCTGCATGCGCCCTATATTTCCTCATCGGAACTGCGGGATGCGTTTCTCGCTGATCCCACAGTCCAGCAAGTAACCTCGCTCTGGAACAAGCTGGATGCAGCAATCGTCGGCGTCGGTTTGAGACACTCGGCAAATCCTTCCGAAGCGACCGGAGCGCTCCCGGGCGAAAAAGCCCTTGGCCAGGCTTCAGGCGACGTTCTGCGTCACTATGTCACCGAGAGCGGCGAGATCCTGCACTGGGACGGGGAAGAGCGCATGATTGCCGCATCCCCGCAACAGCTCCGCAAGGTTAAATTGACAATTGCCGTCGCGGCGGCACCCGCCAAGGCGCCCGGCATTATCGGTGCAGCCCGATCGGGCATGATCAATGCCCTTGTGACAGATGTGACGACCGCGCAAGCCATTCTCGACCGCCTGTCGATGGCCAATTGAGGAGAAAATCGTGAAAACCTCACTATCCGTCAACGTCAATGCCATCGCGTTCCTGCGCAACCGCCGAAACCTTCCTTGGCCAAGCGTCGAGGGTCTTGCAAAACTTGCTCTCGAAAGCGGTGCTGACGGCATCACCATTCATCCACGGCCTGACGAGCGGCATATTCGACGTGACGACGTCCAGGTGCTGGAGCGCTTGCTGCGTCTGAACTTTCCAGACCGGGAGTACAACATCGAAGGCTATCCAAGCGACGATTTCCTCGATCTTGTATGCCGCACCAAGCCGGATCAGGTAACTTTCGTGCCGGACACGCCTGATCAGTCGACATCGGATCATGGATGGGACGTGATTGCCAATGCTGATCTCCTGCAGGCTGCTACAGAGCGGGTTAAGAAGCACGGCATCCGCGTCTCATTCTTTATCGATGAGGATCCCGACGTCCCAGCACTTTGCAAAGCGGCGGGCGCCGATCGCATCGAGATCTACACGGCCCCCTATGGAAGTGCGTTTACGTCGGAGGCGATCCAGTTACACCTTGAAAACCTGCAAAATACTGCAGGGGCGGCGACAAGGGCGGGACTTCAGGTCAACGCCGGTCACGATCTCACATTGCAGAACCTTCCAGCTTTGAAATCCGCAATCCCGCAACTGGCAGAAGTTTCGATCGGCCATGCATTGATCTCGGACGCACTTGCGCTCGGCCTTCCCGCAACCATAAAGGCCTATGGAGAAGCGCTTCGAACGAAGGAAGGGTAATCTCCCGACACCCCCGCCCGATGAACGCGCTCCGGAAGCGACCAATCCGATCTTCTCGCCCTAAACCATCGAACTTATGGTGTACGAATGCCGGCGACCATCCATCACGATAAAACCTTCGCTGCCTTCCTGTTTGATATGGACGGAACCATTCTCAATTCGATAGAAGTGGCCGAGCGGGTTTGGACCGAATGGGCTTTGCGGCACGACGTCGATGTCGAGGCCCTGCTGGCAACGATCCATGGACGAAAGGCGATTGAAACGATCGCCCGACTTGGCCTCCCCGGTATCGACCCGGCAGAAGAAGTGAGGCTTCTCACGCTGGCCGAAATCGCCGACGTCGCGGGCGTCGAACCTATAGCGGGTGCCGCCGATTTTCTCGATGCCTTGCCGGCGGGCAGGTGGGCGATCGTCACATCAGCGCCAAGAGCCTTGGCGCTTGTTCGCCTCGAGGCAGCCGGCTTTCGCACGCCTCCACTTTTGATCGCCGGCGAGGATGTCGAGAATGGGAAGCCTGCGCCGGACTGCTTCTTGCTCACTGCGGAAAGGCTGGGGCAGCGTATCGAAGACTGCCTTGTGTTCGAGGATGCGCCTGCCGGTATCGAAGCGGCCGAGGCCGCTGGCGCGAGCGTGATCGTCATAAGCGCTACGCACCGGACACGTCTCGAAACGCCGCATCCGAGTGTGGCGGACTACAAGGACATTGCCGGACGGTTCACTGCGGACGGGTATCTTCGCCTTTTTCAAAAGGAAAGATGAGAGACGGGATGGAATATCTCGTCCTAAGGGTGTGTATGAGCGTTCTCCAATCTCGAGGATGTTTAGTTACTGCGGAAAAGGCCTTGGGTGAGGCAGCCGGGACTGATCAATCGCACCCTTTGTGACGGCAAAATTCCTTCCTCTCGACATGTGGACCAACATCCTGTCCGCTTCTCCTTCTTTGGCACGCTGAAACACAGCGGGACCGATACCGACGTGCTCAAACTGACGTCTCGACACAGACTCATCGACTATCTGGGTGCGGACGAGGTGATCAACTACCGTCAGAAGCCCCCCGAGCATCTTGCCGGCCACATCGTGTTGATTTCGGTTAGGAACTAGCCCCGTTTCGCGTTAAGCTAGCAAATTCGTTGTAACCAATTGTCTGCAAACACCCTTTCGGTGCCTGACCGGATCACAGAGAAATGGAAAAATGGGTTAAACTCCCGCGACAATCAACAATGCCTGACCAAATCAACACCAGCCGTTGTCGAAACGCCGGTGATGCTGTCGAGGCCTAGAGGTGAGTGTGGCGATGGAAACCGCGCGAATTACAACCGATACGAAGCGCCCAGCATCGCAAAGGGCTGGATATTATCCCTGACGATCGGACTATCCTTGGCAGCGCTCATCAGCCCTCGGCGAGGCGAGCAGGGTTACAACCGACCACGCTCCAGCTGACTGACCGGCGAGGGTAACCCTCGCGGCATCCCCACAGAACTGACCGATGTTATTCTTGATCCAGTTGAGGGCCGCAATCTGGTCCTGAAAGCATAATTTCCAGACCCGCCGTTTTGTTCACGCGAGAGGAGCGGTGAGCGAGAAATCCCAGCGTTCCAAGCCGATAGTTCAATGTGACGACCACTATGCCTCGCTTTGCGAGATTGGCGCCATCATAGATGGGGACGGCACAGCCACCTTCCGTGAAACCGCCACCATGTATAAAGACCAGGACCGGATAAGACGCTGTGTCACATTTCGTTGTTAGACTGACCATCGGACAGTGCCCAGATGTCCAAGCTCAGGCAATCCTCACTCACTCCCGGCGTCGTCGGCGTCAGATACTCGCTGGTCCAAGCCATCATCGGCTTTGAGTGCATATCGCGTTAATTTTCCGAGGGATCAATGCGATGCAGAGCTTTCAAAACTGAACCGCAACCGTGGGTGACATAGCTAGCCCTGTTTGACACCACTGGATCGAACCCGAGCCAACAAAGTCTCCAACCCTATCTCCAATGCCTTCATGCCCTGCCCTGCTTCGAAGTCGCGAAACATTTGCTCGTTCAGTCCACCTTTTGTGGAAAAGTCATGTCTGAGCTGCTGCAGCGATTGAGAACTGGACGATTGAGCCGTGTGCGCCAAGCTGGAAAACAGCGAAACAAGATAGGTTCGCGCCTGACTTTCGCTGATACCCTTACCTGTCATCCAGCCGACGGCATGTTCAAGAATGCCGAAATAAGTGCCCATCAATGCGCTGGCAGTGGTCAGAAGGTCGAACTCATTCTGCGAACGACATTCGACGGCGGTTCCCAGTTTTGCAAAGAAACTCCGGACAGCCTCGTCCTGCGGGAAAACGATGGTGACGCCGCGACGTTCGGCGACAAAAGGCAATGGGACTGCACGCGTGATTTTGACGTCAGCATCGATCCAGCTCTGCAATCGAGAAGTTTCGATCGTAGCGACCAGGCTTACGATAATCTGTCCGTGCCTAAAGCTGACCGAACGAACAACTTCTTCGGCAATTTGCGGCCGCACCGCCAGGAACAGCACGTCCGCCATATCGACAACCTCCTGGTTATCCCGGGCAATTGTGACTGCCGAATGCCGATCGGCAAGCCTGGCGGCGATAGCTGCCCCTTTCGGAGAAACGATGACCGCTTCATCGCCGGACACTTGAGATAGAAAGCCCGTCACGATCGCTTCTGTAATTGTGCCAGCTCCAACAAAACCCAGTTTCATCTCAAGCCCCTTAACGCTGTTCAATCAACATCATATCCGTGAAATCCCGGCGTTCGAGGATAGTCCACAGGCGTCAGGACCTCCTTCGGAGGTGACGGTATGCTGCATGCGGCAACCACCGCCTTGACGGCGAGCGGACGGTATTTTTCAATCACGTCCGAATGCTCACCAGGGGTCTTTTTGTCGAGTGGTTTCATTGAAAATCCTCAGATTGCTTTTCGCCGGGCAACGACGCGATTACGGCCAGCGCTGTGGGCGTTCCTGACGCGAAATGTGATCGTGATCGCGACCAGAATGACGACGATCGGGCTCACGATTGCCATCGCGGCTTCAGCATCAAACCAATCCGACGTGTGCGCTAAGCCCTTGAGAAAATAGGCAAGTAGCGCGACGACGTAATAGCTGACTGCAGCGATCGACAATCCTTCGACCGTTTGCTGCAACCGCAGTTGAAGCCGTGCTCGCTCACTCATTGTCTCGAGAATATCCCGGTTTTGCCGCTCCATGGCGACATCGACTTTGGCGCGCAGCAATTGCGTTGCGCGCGCCAGCTTTCGGGACAGGTTGATTTGTCGCTCTTCGAGTGAAAAGCAGGTCTGCAATGCAGGTGCCATGCGCCGATTGAGGAAGGCCGGAAAGGTCTCCCGGTCGGGCAAGGGCTCGAACCCAATCGCCGCAATTCGCCCGAGGACGATATTCTGGTAGGCCCGGCTTGCGCCGAAGCGAAACAGCGACTTGGCGGCACCGGCCTCGAGGCGAGCCGCCAGCACTACGAGCTTTTCGAGCAGGTTCTCGTTATCTTCGAGGGTTTCGGTCTGTGTCATTGCCTGCGTCGCATCCACCAGCGCGCGCTCGATCTGGCGGACGGATGGCTCGAGCCGTTGCGCCTCCGGCAGGCACAGGAGCGCCAAAACACGGTAGGTTTCCAGTTCAAGAAGACGCTGCGCGAGCGCGCCAATGCGCATGGCCGGAACGCCATCATTGACAACGAGGATCCGTACAAACCCCGCCGCGTCCACCTGGAAGTCCGTCGCGATCGTTGCGCTACCGCCCTCAGCACTCATGACGCAGAGCGATTCCTTGGCAAACAGAGTGTACATATCCGGCGCTGACGACGGTTCAACAATCTGCAAGTCGATGGCGACCAGATGTGGCCCCGGCTGCTGGATAGCATACATCTGCGGTGCCAGACCGGTAATATCTGCAGCAGAGACGTCTTCGGCCGCATGCTTGTAGTACCAGCAATAGGTAGTGAACTCGCTGTGGCGCTCCCAACGAAGATGCACGTCACCGAATGAGACACGGTGATGTCTG
It encodes:
- a CDS encoding sugar phosphate isomerase/epimerase family protein; amino-acid sequence: MKLGIFAKTFEGSDPETVLRSVADAGFACAQYNMACSGLAAMPDAISEEQACSVAAAAKASGIEIVAVSGTYNMIHPDLAVREAGHRRLAVLAERCASMSTGLVTLCTGTRDPLDQWKEHPDNNSPEAWRDLLDAMETAVEIAERFDVDLGIEPELANVVNSAAKARRLINELKSPRIKIVLDPANLFEVETLEEQRTIVSQAIDLLGDRIVMAHAKDRTQDGRFATAGKGVLDYVYYLRKLAEIGFGGSLVTHGLSAQEAPGVATFLKTSLVGARR
- a CDS encoding Gfo/Idh/MocA family protein, with product MPAKQEKRLRVGVLGAGQIAQAAHFESCTKAANADLYGICDVADDLRERMAITHGAKKTYNDYDKMLADPDIDAVIIATADAFHVPASIRALEAGKHVLCEKPVGLTVEECSELKVAVEKSGQVFQVGHMKRFDAGLQAAKSFIRDEMGALVALKAWYCDSTHRYPMTDAVQPLIVASANARKPSTNPKADLRRYYMLAHGCHLIDTARYFAGDIVSVDARLSERAGIWCWFVDVEFASGTLGHLDLTVQVRMDWHEGFQIYGENGSVLGKTFNPWYYKSSEVDIFREADGATHRVLGADGHFYRRQLEGFARTILDGTPNEGADIDDGLASVQAMVAIARSVESGKAVALADTTGGV
- a CDS encoding ATP-binding cassette domain-containing protein, coding for MNSQTPLLEVRNLSRHFGAVKALENCSLVVHPGEVVALAGDNGAGKTTMIKAISGVYAPTSGEILIEGRPVTFSSPQDAREKGIETIYQDLALADNLTIGGNIFLGREPMRKAFGFLPVIDRKAMAEAARKTMAMLDFHVKRLDAPVSNFSGGQRQAVAIGRAVYWNARILIMDEPTAALGVPEQRKVVSLIKSLKAQGRGVVFISHNLQDIFAVSDRIVVLRRGIVAGERNINETTHDEVVKLMIGG
- a CDS encoding ABC transporter permease subunit — translated: MTSTVDEPPKVDPHIAPQADHADQTQTLIGHIAQLRAWLFLAALIVIFEIWSRMSFGGTFVFSPFNWQSIAIFAVAPLLLAIGQTFVIISGGIDLSMGFIMGLAAVIAAHMTNLAGLYMPLPLAMLFGILVAVLVATVPGIINGLLISRLKVPPFIGTLGMFGVARGTAFLLAGGTTVPVKNEYFAMLGNGRILGIPYLVLVTAVFVLIMHYILSQTRFGQHNYAIGANAQAARRAGIDIKRHILKLYVLSSVCAGLGGALYAARFTAGAAQAGEPLLLDCVAAVVIGGASLFGGSGSILGTVAGALVIAVIQYGLVFLDVEPFWQFIAVGVVIIISVLIDQAQRRFSGAKQDE
- a CDS encoding ABC transporter substrate-binding protein, with the translated sequence MERRSFLKAGVVAALVSVTAVAGQAQAQDKKFTIALVPGLTTDAFYITMRKGAEAAAKAVGAELVFQGAPDFNPVTQVPVLDAIIAKKPDAILIAPTDKDQLIQPLKKAHDAGIPVITVDTFIGDGIYQTGAGDAEFPLSYIASDNVLGGAIAARALAKAVGEKGKVYVSNVKPGISTTDQREQGFKDEMAANHSGIEVLESQFNDNDANKAASQLQAVFARNSDLVGVFGANLFSALGAANGVQQAGQTGNIKVVAFDAPTSIVDNINSGLVDVAIAQHPAEIGYFGVMSAYAHLTGNSIPTAIGTGFTIIDKANLADPNVAKYIYSD